In the genome of Massilia sp. W12, the window ACTGATGACGCTTCTCTTTATCCAAAAATTCTGGTAATTGAGCATACAAGGGGTATAACAGATCATGAAGATAGAAATAGGTCTGGCGGCGACCTTGTTCGTGATTTTTCGTGGTAGCAGTCAGTACTTTTTGCGCCCAACTTGGTGTGAGTTCTGCCATCGCCATCTCAGAGATATCAATTGAAATGAGCGGAAATCCGAGTGACTTCCCAATCAGAGCCTTGCGGCCATCGAAGACATGGCCAAGCTCTATTTCTACCCCCCCGAGCACCATTGGTTCGTCCTTAACCGGAGCCCCGAGCACGGCAACGTCTAGCCGGAATTTACTACCAAAGGGTGTTTCCAAAGGATATTCGGTTACCACTTGATTTGCTCCGAGCAGCAAATTGCCCTCGAGCGGATAGTCTGAAGCAGACTCATCTTTGAATGCCCAAGGCATTGCAAGTCCAGCATTCAAACGTCGGGATAGTTCAGTTGCAATAAGTTCTTTTGCAAATCGATGCTCTGGGCTTTCTTGCGCAACACGCCATCTGTTGGTTTCTTCATCATCGAAATGCGCTTTGGGATTATAGATGCGTTGTGTATGGAGTAAGCGGAAATGGGATCGGCGGCGCAACTGCCCATTCTCAAAGGAGGGGCTGACCCAAGTCACCATTTGACTTTTGGAGTCAGGGGCTACCATGGGCCAAAGCTTGCGAGCATGTTCCCGGCTGCGAATATCACGCGCAGCGACAGTGGTCTTGAAAATCCCTTTTCGAGAAAACACAATGATCGCCTCGTCCATTTTTCGCTTCCTATTTCGATACGATCATCGATTAATCCACTTTGTTTGAAGAAACCGGCTAGTCAGCAAATAGGAATAAATGCAATCCTCCTTTTGGTTATTGCATTTCCCTCTTTTATTGCAATCAATATTCATCACAAACTATAAAGGGCGACACACTACAAATTGTATGCCGCCCAGAGGAGGATACTTCGCAAATGCAAAATTATCTGGTGCAAGACAGAATATTCCCACCTCAAGCTGCAAGGTGTTCTGGCGTGGTGCTGTTGCTCGCGCGTACTCTGTGCAATTGGCTTCGACAGGTATTACAGCATTGCACATTGCGATACAGATTTGCATTATGGCAACAACGTCTCAGCCGCATCACGCGCGAGGTCGATCAGTTCCTCCTGAATAGCTTTGATTTGGGCTTGAGAAACTGTTTTACTTGGAGGCGCCACATCGATCATAGTCCCCAGAACCCCTGTCACGTCATAGTGCGCGGCGTTCTCCTGACGTATTTCTTCCGTTGCTGCGCGAATGGCCTCCATACGCTCCATCTTGTGGAGAGCAACCGGCATTGCCGCGCGTCCTGCGATCTCAACCGCGCAACGTTCTAAATATTCTTCGTTAGCATAGCATAGCGATATATCACTACCCATTTTCTATAGCCTCAAAGTTAACCAACAATTGTCGAAATAGTGAGTCAAGTCCCGAATGTCTTTCCTCACAACGCTTTTCCATCATCAGGCAAGCATTCAACATTTGGCGCAAGATTAGTTGGAATTTCTCCTTCATCTTTACTGCAAACTTATTGATATCTGTTTGCCAAATAATGTTTTCATGATCCAGGCAGAACACAAAAGGAGAATTATGCGTCGCCGAGTGAAAGAGTAAGCGTCGTAAATGAAAATGATCTGTCGTCCGACGCTTACTCCCTCACTCCCTCACTCCCAACTCAACGTCCCGCCCGTCTGATATTCAATCACCCGGGTTTCAAAGAAGTTGCGTTCTTTTTTCAGGTCGATCATTTCGCTCATCCAGGGGAAGGGGTTTTCTTCCTGGTCGAACAGGGTGTCCAGCCCGATTTGCTGGGCGCGGCGGTTGGCGATGAAGCGCAGGTAGCCTTTGAACATCGGCGCGTTCAAACCCAGCACGCCGCGCGGCATGGTGTCTTCGGCGTAGCGGTATTCCAATTCCACGGCGCGGGTGAACAGTTCTTTCAGCTCTTCGCGGAAGGCGGCGGTCCACAGTTGCGGGTTTTCCATCTTGATCGAGTTGATCAGGTCGATGCCGAAATTGCAGTGCATGGACTCGTCGCGCAAGATGTATTGATATTGCTCAGCCGCGCCCACCATCTTGTTTTGCCGGCCCAGCGCCAGGATTTGCGCGAAGCCGACGTAGAAGAACAAGCCTTCCATCAGGCAGGCGAAGACGATCAGCGATTTCAACAGCTTTTGATCGTTTTCCAGCGTGCCGGTGGTGAAGGCCGGGTCGGTCAGGGTGTCGATGAACGGAATCAGGAATTCATCTTTGTCGCGGATCGATGGAATTTCATGATACGCATTGAAGATTTCGCCTTCATCCAGGCCCAGCGATTCCACAATGTATTGATAGGCGTGGGTGTGAATCGCTTCTTCAAACGCTTGACGCAGCAAATATTGGCGGCATTCCGGCGCGGTGATGTGGCGGTAGGTGCCGAGCACGATATTGTTGGCCGCCAGCGAATCGGCGGTAACGAAAAAGCCCAGGTTGCGGCGCACGATGCGGCGCTCGTCTTCGGTCAGGCCAGCCGGGTTTTTCCACAGCTCGATATCGCGCTGCATATTGATTTCCTGCGGCATCCAGTGGTTGGCGCAGCCGGCCAGGTATTTGTCCCAGGCCCATTTGTATTTGAACGGCACCAATTGATTCACGTCGGTTTTGCCGTTGATGATGCGCTTGTCGTCCACATTCACGCGGCGTTCGCTGGCGTCGCCGGCGCTGTGTGCGGCGGCGGGCATGGCCGGGCGCGCGGCGGGGG includes:
- a CDS encoding ribonucleotide-diphosphate reductase subunit beta, whose amino-acid sequence is MPRPEFDLQALNPAQQSAATLQSAAPAAPIAVAPLAVASSFNAAHTAAPAARPAMPAAAHSAGDASERRVNVDDKRIINGKTDVNQLVPFKYKWAWDKYLAGCANHWMPQEINMQRDIELWKNPAGLTEDERRIVRRNLGFFVTADSLAANNIVLGTYRHITAPECRQYLLRQAFEEAIHTHAYQYIVESLGLDEGEIFNAYHEIPSIRDKDEFLIPFIDTLTDPAFTTGTLENDQKLLKSLIVFACLMEGLFFYVGFAQILALGRQNKMVGAAEQYQYILRDESMHCNFGIDLINSIKMENPQLWTAAFREELKELFTRAVELEYRYAEDTMPRGVLGLNAPMFKGYLRFIANRRAQQIGLDTLFDQEENPFPWMSEMIDLKKERNFFETRVIEYQTGGTLSWE